One part of the Nymphalis io chromosome 22, ilAglIoxx1.1, whole genome shotgun sequence genome encodes these proteins:
- the LOC126777072 gene encoding guanine nucleotide exchange factor rei-2-like translates to MSDSAAECSETLDPRVQIELERLNTATDEINRLEVELDEARLAFRRLLAEGHLRIQQLTKKLGTSVHKARPYYEARFRANITSQELQTANLAYDKANSAHAAAREMVYLAEQGLARLAEGSGGLTLDPAWQEMLNHATHRVNQAESDRACATVTQRSKAATHRAAATLVQQLQNGLKRHIAKSRPYFEEKARINAALEAQKARIQALEEQVAEAKQKYSTALRNLERISDEIHRHRSRRQSTKNDIDRSTITDTASESNASETLEELCAHNNDENVREWLRRADRSDPDTWTEIDLDYSSPEEISFEKCSLRPRSSPDKSPPSPPSCRASAASPRRIIQRARDARDARDAALRAHLQHGRRPSLDALLHDTGEKVKEMFQGLSLFGERRGSGSAPRSPRARRSPAPDAASSASDERYSDTDSLPSVEMLTDDQIASLMLDAQLEAVCERLAGVSRSPHSPEARF, encoded by the exons ATGAGCGATAGTGCCGCCGAATGCTCTGAAACATTAGATCCTCGAGTACAG ATTGAGTTGGAGAGGCTTAACACAGCAACAGATGAAATAAACAGACTTGAAGTTGAGTTAGATGAGGCACGTCTTGCCTTCCGTCGACTGCTCGCAGAAGGCCACTTGAGAATACAGCAGCTAACTAAGAAACTTGGCACAAGTGTTCATAAAGCACGGCCTTATTATGAAGCTAGGTTTAGAGCtaatatt ACCTCGCAGGAGCTGCAAACAGCCAATCTCGCATATGACAAGGCAAACAGTGCCCATGCAGCTGCTCGTGAAATGGTCTACTTGGCAGAACAGGGCTTGGCAAGACTCGCAGAGGGTTCAGGTGGCCTCACACTTGATCCCGCCTGGCAGGAGATGCTCAATCATGCAACCCATCGTGTTAACCAG GCCGAGTCAGACCGTGCGTGTGCCACGGTGACGCAGCGGTCTAAAGCCGCGACACACAGGGCGGCAGCTACGCTAGTGCAGCAGCTGCAGAATGGCTTAAAACGACACATAGCCAAGTCAAG ACcctattttgaggagaaggcccGCATAAATGCCGCACTGGAGGCTCAGAAGGCAAGGATCCAGGCTTTAGAGGAGCAAGTCGCTGAAGCTAAGCAGAAGTATTCGACAGCTCTCAGGAACTTGGAGAGGATATCTGATGAAATACATCGACATAGATCTAGAAGACAGTCTACCAAGAATG ACATAGACCGTTCAACAATAACGGACACAGCGAGCGAGTCGAACGCGAGCGAGACGCTGGAGGAGCTGTGCGCGCACAATAACGATGAAAACGTGCGCGAGTGGCTGCGCAGAGCGGACCGCAGCGACCCCGACACCTGGACCGAGATCGACCTTGACTACTCCAGCCCCGAGGAG ATAAGTTTCGAAAAATGTTCGCTACGTCCGCGGTCGTCCCCGGACAAGTCTCCCCCCAGCCCCCCCTCGTGCCGCGCGTCGGCCGCCTCCCCGCGCCGCATCATCCAGCGCGCGCGGGACGCGCGGGACGCGCGGGACGCCGCCCTGCGCGCGCACCTGCAGCACGGGCGCCGGCCCAGCCTCGACGCGCTGCTGCACGACACCGGCGAGAAGGTCAAGGAAATGTTCCAGG GGCTGTCGCTGTTCGGCGAGCGGCGCGGCTCGGGCTCGGCGCCGCGCAgcccgcgcgcgcgccgctcGCCCGCGCCCGACGCCGCGTCGTCCGCCTCCGACGAGCGCTACTCCGACACCGACAGCCTGCCCAG CGTGGAGATGCTGACGGACGATCAGATAGCGTCGCTGATGCTGGACGCGCAGCTGGAGGCGGTCTGCGAGCGGCTGGCCGGCGTGTCGCGCTCGCCGCACTCGCCCGAGGCGCGGTTTTGA